ACTACAGCAGGGGCGAGACGATCTTGGCGGTGTCGTCGGCGAGCTTCTGGATCCATGGCCGGTCGGCCAGCTCGCGTCGATCCAGGGGTCGGCAGTCCGGCAGGTACTGCTCCAGGCGGTGGCGGAGCGCGAGGGTGACGTCCTTGCCGTGGGCGAGGAGGTTGAGCTCGTAGTTGAGCCTGAAGCTTCGCCGATCGAAGTTGCCCGAGCCGAAGACGCTGAGCGATTCGTCGACGGTCAGCGCCTTGACGTGCAGCAGGCCCTTCTGGTGAAGGTGGACCCTGGCGCCGGCATCGATGAGTTCTTCGAGCACGCTCTTGGCGGCGGCGTTGACCAGGAACGAGTTGGTCTTCTCGGGGATGATGATGTCGACCCTGACGCCGGCGACGGCCCGCAACCGGAGCGCGAGCTGGGTTGGCGGATCGGGAATGAGGTACGGCGTCACCATGACGATGCGGTGGTTGGCCTCGTTGATGGCGCTGAGGATGACGTCGCGAAAGGCCTCTTCGCGTCGGCCGGGCCCGCTTGGAAGGGCCTGCACCACGATCGGGCCGCAGTGTTCGGGCGTCGGGAAGAGATCGGCCTCGGGCCCGGGCATGACGCCGGTTTCGGCGACCCAGTCCTCGAAGAACAGCAGCTGCATCTGCGTGGCAAGGGGGCCGGTGATGCGCGCCGTCAGGTCGATCCACGGGCCATAGCGACGGTTGCCGTAGTCCAGATCGCAGATGTTCTGGCTGCCCGTATAGGCGGTGTGTCCATCGATGACGACGAGCTTGCGATGGTTACGCACGTCGATGCGCGCAAACGTGCGCCGGAAGAACCGGCTCGGGAGCGCATCGCGCACTTCGACGCCGCCCCTGCGCATCCTCGGCGCGAGCGTCGAAAAGAAGTCCGCCGATCCGGAGCCGTCGGCCAGGACCCGGCACACGACGCCGCGGCCCGATGCGCGCACGAGTGCCTCGGCGACCTTGCGTCCGTTGGCGTCATCGCGGAAGATGTAGGTGAGCAGGTGGACGTGGTTCTCGGCGGCATCGATGGAAGCGACGAGCTGATCGATGAAGTGCTCGCTGTCGACGATGTCGCCGTTGTTGCCCACCAGGGGCCTGGTGCCCCCCACCATCGTCGCCAGTCGGAAGAGGTCTCGGTACCCCGGATCGATAGCGTCGCTTGGCGCGGCATGCTGCTCGAGCATGTTCAGGCGGTCGACCGTTTCCACGAGCTGCGCGGCGCGCTGGTTGGCTCGCACGCGGCGGCGACCGAGCAACTGGCGACCGAAGGCGGCATAGAGCAACGCGCCCGGGATGGGCTGGAAGAGCGTGAGGGCGAGCCACGCCATGGCCTCCCCGGCGGTGTGCTTGCGGATGATGATGGGCGCCAGCACGAGCCGGACGATCCACTCCAGGAGCAGGTAGCCCAGGGGAAGCCAGGCGGAAAGGGAAGCGCCGCCATCGGCCTGGGCGAGGAACATGGGAAAGTCACGCATGGGTGATTGTTGACCGGCCCGGGTCGGTACCATCGGACGAGGAGCAAGCCGTGCTGCACGCCCCGGGCCGACCATCCAACCCGCAATCGCTCGAAGAGGCGCTCGGTCCGGCGCTGCTGGAGGTGCTCGGGCGGATGCGGCTGCGGAGCCGCAAGATCTTCGCGGGCAAGCTGCCCGGCGAGCGCCGGAGCAAGAAGCGGGGGCAGAGCGTCGAGTTCGATGACTTCCGCGAGTACGTGCGTGGGGACGACCTTCGGCACCTGGACTGGAACCTGTACGCCCGGCTCGAGAAGCTCTTCCTGAAGCTGTTTCTGGAAGAAGAGGACCTGGCCCTGCACGTGGCGATCGACTGCTCGCGGTCGATGGAAGCGGGCCGGCCGCCGAAGCTGGAACTCGCCCGTCGGCTGGCGACGGCGATCGCCTACGTCGGGCTGAGCAACCAGGACCGGGTGAGCGTGTGGGCGCTGGGCGTGCCTGGGCGGCCCGACGTGGTGCGCATGCCGCCGGTGCGGGGGCGATCGGGCGCTGGACGGCTGCTTGAATTCGTGTATCGCCAGGCGGTGGCCGAGCCGGGCGGCGTGACGCCCAATCGCCCCGAGCTCGTACCGGCGCTGCTGCGTCTTGCCCGTGCACGCGTGGGCAAGGGCGTGCTGGTGGTGCTGAGTGACTTCCTGACCGACGAAGACATGACGCCCGCGCTGAACGCCATGGCGTTTGCGCAGGGTGGGGGCTTTGACACGGTGCTGATCCAAGTGCTGGCGCCCGGGGAAATCGACCCGGCGAGCGAGGCCGATGCGGGGCTGCTGGGCGACGTGATGCTGACCGACGTGGAAAGCGGGCGGACGGCCGAGGTGACGGTGACGCCTTCGCTGATCGCCGGCTATCGCAAGCGGCTGCAGGCGCACAACGACCGGCTGGCGAAGCTGGCGAGCGCCCGGGGCATTGGTTACATGTTGCTGCCCAGCGATACGGAAGCCCGCGACGTGCTTACGGGTTCGCTGCGGGCTCGGGGCGTGCTGTCTTGATCGATTGAGCTTACTTGAAGGGCAATGCCGTGCGCAGGGCCGCGTGGGTGCGCAGTTCGGCGTGTGGCATCTGGGCGAATTCGCCGTCCTTCAGCTCGATGTGGCCGGTGTTGTTGGGATCGAGTTGATCGCGCAGCATGCCGAGGAAGCGACGGGACGCGAAGACCTTGAGACGCTGTCCATCGGTGCGCTCGCTGCGGCCGGCCAGCCATGCGGCGACTTCGCGTGCAAAGCGGCGGTCCTCTTCGGCCTCGGTGCCCTGCGTGTCGTTGACCATATGCGGACCGCCCACGACGCCGGTGCCGGCCTCGGCCCCTCGCTTGCCCGGGCCCGAGAGCATGTCCGGCCGGGTGCGCTCGTGTTCGTCGTCATGGCCGTTGGTGATCGAGGCAGTCTCGGTGAGGTCGATCGCCTTGCCCATGGTCGGCCGGGCGATGAGCAGCTTGGCAACGCGCTGATCGACGACGGCTACGGCTGCGGACTTGTCGGATGACGGCATCGAGATCTCCCTTCGGCTTGGAACTCACGCAACAACTCAAGCTCCTGCGGGAGTGTGGAAGATCAACGTGAATCGGGCCCTTGCGACTCGATGAATCGAGTTTCACGTTCGTCGGGGGGCCGGGTGAGGTGGGTCACGATGGCCCGGAACTTGGCTTCGGTGGGAAATACGAGGCCGATGCCGATGATGGCCAGCATCGGCGACACGAGGAAGAGCAGCTGACCGGTCACCAGGGCGCACGTGGCGCCGAGCAGGCCGAAGCCTTCGATGGCGGCAAGTTGGACCAGCGTGCCCCGGGCGTATGCGTCTTCGAACGTATTGATGGCTCGATGTTCGTCGTCGCCGTGATCGCGGAGCCAGTGGAGACGGGCCTGCTGGAGTTGGCTCGACTTGACGGCAATGCCCACCAGCACGCAGGCGGGAATCGACAGCGCCGCCGCGCCGGCCAGCGGGGCGATGAGGGCCGGCGCGGGCGTGGCGACGCGCGCATATGCGAACCCGCCCATGATGGCCGTGAGCGTCAAGAGACCCGCGATGAGGGCGGCACAGATGATCTGGATGGTTCGCAGCGGCATCAGCGGGGCGGCGCCCCCTGGGGATGCAGGAACGAGAGGTGCAGCGCCATGTGCTTGCGCTGGAGCGTGAGCCACTCTTCGTGGGTGAGTTGGCCGAGCAGCGGGCTGGGCTGGGTCATGGCTTCGCCCGCGTGGATGCGGGCGATCTGCTCGCGCAGGAGTGCCAGTCCCTCGGCATCGCCGACATCGTCGCTTGGGAGCAGGGCCGATGCCTGCTTTGGCAACTTGAAGCCCGAGGGCAGAGGCTCTTCGCTCTGGGTTGCCTTCTTTTTGAGCATCATGCGGGCGATCCAGCGAATGGGGGGCGGCGCCTTGGAGGGGAAGCCGTCGTAGGCGAAGCGCAGGAACTTGGCCAGGTGCTCGAAGTTCTGGCCCGGCGTCCAGTTTCCCGTGGCGGTCAGCGCGCCCGCATTGAGCGAGGCCTCGATGCGATCCAGGTCTTCGGAGACCTCATCAAACGATGCGAACGCGAGGTCGCGACGGGGGGCGATCTTGGTATCGACTTCGGCAGGTGGTGCGGATTGGGCGGTTTGTGACATGCAGTCTCCTTTCGCTCCCCTGTCGGGCGATGGTAGTGCCCTCGGGCCCGGGGACTGGCTGCAATGGGAACGAGGCGCCGACGTTTGCATCGATGAAAGCCGGACCGAAATGTGCCGATGGCGCATCCCAGAGACTCGGACGGGGGCAGGACCGCCTCCACGCGGAGAGAAGGGAGAACACCGATGCCGCTCAACCCGGCTCGCTTGACGAATCGAACGCCGACGTCGCTGGCCATCGCGGCCCTGCTCGTGGCGGCATGCCCGAGCCTGGCGCTGCAGCAGGATTCGGATGATGCGCCGCTGCTTGCCGGCCCCAGCGTGGGCGGTCAGGCTGAGCCCCTCACGCTGGTGCGTCATGATTTTACGGGCGCGTTCCAGCGTCTGGATCGCCATCCCGCCGAGGCCGCGCTTGCGCTGATTCGCGAGAACTTCACGGTCGAGCCCTCGGCCGATGGGGCCATCGCGTCGATCCTGGCGGATCGGCGTCGGCTGCTGGACGATCTGGTGGTCGAGCGGCTGGACGTACTGATCAAGCTTGCCAATGGCGGCGATGAGCGGGATCGAGTCGAAGCGATCGGCGTCTTGCGCCGTGCGATGGCGCCCGAAGCGCGAAAGGGCGCCCTGGGCGATCGCATCCGTGCGCACCTGCCGGGTCCGGCGGCGGCGGAGCATGCGCGATTGGAACGGGAGTACCTGGACGCGGCAATCGCCGACCGCGTGCAGTTGTTGGAAGCCGAGCGTGCCGGGATGGGCCAGGGCGCTTTGCGCCTTCGGGCTCGCGCCATCGAGACGCTCGTGGGCCTGGGGGCAGAGGTGCGGTCGGCCTACGAGCGGACCATCGTGCAGAAGGGCGAGCAATTGGACGAACTGATCGCGGCGTTGAATCTCTCGCCCGAGCAGGAGGGAACGGTCCGCCGGCTGGTGCAGGCATATGGCGAAGAGACGCTGCTGGACAAGGACGCCCGCGAAGATCAGAAGGGACGACTGGCGCTGTTCCTTCAGATTGCTGCGGAGCTGACGCCCGATCAGCGGCGTGCGCTGATTGCCCACGCCCGCGGCGAGGGCTGAGTTACGACTTCATCACGGCGTCGACCTGCTTGCGGTCGCCCGCGCTCATGCCGTCGACCGGTGTGTGCTCGAGCAGGTCGTCGATGATGTTGTCCGTGGTGATGCGGTCGGCCTCGGCGTTGAAGTTGGTCAGGATGCGGTGACGCAGCACGGGCCGGGCGACGGCCTTGACGTGCTCGACGGTCGTCATGGCATCGCCGCTGAGCAGGGCCTTGGCCCGGGCGGCCAGGACGAGGTACTCGCTCGCCCGTGGGCCGGCGCCCCAGGAGAGGTACTCGCTGACCAGCCTTGGGCGCTCGCCCTGGTTGTCCATGGGCTCGTTGATGCGCGTCGCGCGAACGAGCCGCAGGGCGTAGGCGATGACGTGCTCGGTGACGGGGTGGTGCTCGACCATGCGGGCGACGCGGTCCATGTCGTCGGCGCTGAGCACGGCGTCGAGCTGCACGGCACTCTTCTCGCTGGCGCGGCGGATGATCTCGGTCTCTTCCTCGAGGCTGGGGTAGGCGATGCGGATCTGGAACATGAAGCGGTCGAGCTGGGCCTCGGGCAGCGGGTAGGTGCCTTCCTGCTCGATGGGGTTCTGCGTTGCCAGCACGAAGAAGGGCCTGGGCAGGTCGTGCTTCATGCCGCCCATGGTGACCTGGCGCTCCTGCATGGCTTCGAGCAGGGCGGCCTGGGTCTTGGGCGGGGTGCGGTTGATTTCGTCCGCCAGGATGACGTTGGCGAAGATCGGCCCCTGGACGAATCGAAGTTCGCGGTGGCCCGTGGCGCGGTTCTCCTCGATGACCTCGGTGCCGGTGATGTCGCTGGGCATCAGGTCGGGGGTGAACTGGATGCGGCTGAAGTCGAGGCTCAGCGTGCGGGCGATGGTGGAGATCAAGAGCGTCTTGGCGAGCCCGGGCACCCCCACCACCAGGGCGTGGCCCCGGGCGAACATGGCCAGGAGCATCTGATCGACGACTTCGTCCTGGCCCACGATGACCTTGTGGATCTCGCCCTTGAGCCGCTTGTAGGCATCCTGGGCGAAGGCGGTGTCCTGCGGGGTGGTGTCGCTCATGGGGGCCCTCCGTGGTCGATCCATGCTACGAGCGTCGGCTCGAAGGGGATCGGGCATCAGGGAATCGGGCGTGCATAAAAGGACCGCCGGGCCTGGATCCTGCCCGATCCGAGGCCCGGCGTAGGGGAGTTCGTGACTGGGGCTGGTGGCCCGGGTTCGGGTCGTCTACCCGGCCGGCCCCGTCGCGTGAGGTTCACTCCCGGGTTTGTTCCGCTTGGCGGGGCCCGGGTTGCAGCACCCCGAAAGAAAAAACTTCTCGGTGTGCTCGGCCGTTGCCTGGTTCCTTACCGGCGGCGGCCGTCGCGCTCGTCCAGGGCCCGCTCCAGGCGTTCCATGAGGCGTTCGATCATGGCCTCGGTCCGCTCTTCCATGCGATCCATGGCCCTGTCGAAAGTGTGCTCGAGGCGATCGAGGCGCTCTTCGAGTTCCTCCAGGCGCTGGGCCCATGCGTCTTCGCGCTCTTCGCCCGGGAAGGTGAGGGCGAAGCCGCCGCCGCCCTCGCCGCGTTCGGCCCAGAAGCGGCGGTTGTTGCCGGCGCCCATGTCGCCGCGGAGCCGCTCGATGGCTTCCTGCTGCATGCGGCGCATGTCTTCGACCTCGAGGCCGAAGGCTTCGCCCTGCTTCATGGCCTGGATGGCCTTCTCGATGGCCTCGGACGCCTTCTTGTGGGCGTCGGCGGCCTTGTGGTCGACGTCGCGCTCCATGCGTGCGAGCATCTCGGCGGCTTCACGCATGGCCTTCTCGGCGCGCTGCATGTGCGAATGGGCCTGATCGCGCTCGATCTCGAGCGCCCGCCACTGGTTGCCTGCTTGGGGCGCCAAGCGAAGCTCACCCGCCGCGCCGCCGACCACCGGCGCCGGCGCCCGGCCGAGGGCCTCGGCATCGAAGGCTTCGAACTTCAGGTCGACCGTGACGGGATGGCCCTTGCGGATGACCTTGACCTTCACCTTCGACCCGGGTTTGGCCTTGGCGAGCACCTTGCGGATGTCGTCGGCCGAGCGGGGCTCGGCGTTTTCGCCAAATCCGATGATGATGTCCTTGGCCTGGAGCCCGGCCTTGTCGGCGGGCAGCCCGTCGACCACGCGCTCGAGCACGACGGCCTTCTTGGCGTCCAGGCCCAGGTGCTCGAGGATCACCGGATCCGGCTCGGCCATGACCACGCCCAGCATGACCTTGGGCTGGGCCTGCGGTGCGTCGGCCACCTGGGCCTGGGCCCAGCCGCCACCGGTGTTGCCGCGAAGCTGGATCTGCGCGGGCAGTTCCGGGGCCACCGGCTCGACCGGCCGAACCGCGATGCGGCCCTGGAACGGATGACCGGCGCCTTGCTCGGGCATGGCGATCTCGACCTTGCGGTCGTTGCCGGGCATGGAGATGATCACCATGCCGTCCTTCATCTTGTAGTGGTCCTTGGAGAGTTCCTTGCCGTCGAGCTTGACGACGATGGGCTGCTCGTTGACCCGGCGGACGGTGAGCGTCTTGCCATCGACGACGCGATTGATCTCGATGACCGTCCGAACCTCCTGGCGCACCTCCTGCTTGTCTGCGAGAGCGTCCTGGTCTGTCTCGACGATCACCTCATAGGCGCGCCCGCTGCCACCGCCGGACTGCGCAAAGGCCGCGCCGGCGAGGATGGTCAGGGCGAGGGCCGGCGTGGCGACGCCAGCACGCACGATGCGATCGATCATTGTGTTGCTGCTGTGGATCATGGTGTGAACCTCCTATCCGCTCCGACGATGTGTCGTGATCGGTCCCCGCCGAGCGACGGTTTCTGGCCGATCCTTCAGATAGAGACGCGGGCCGTTGTCGGGCCCGTCGATCTTGACGTGAGTAAGCGGGCTTTTGACAGCCATCTGACAGAGAGCCTCGATTCAGATGGGCCCCGACGAGGGGCGCCGCGTGCGATATGGGACGGTGCGATCGATGCCAGCGTCGTCGGGCTTGACCTGGTAGAGGTCGCCGTCGTCGACGATGGCGCGTTCGATGAGCTTGCGAACGTAGATGAGCTCCAGGCGGCCATCGGGGAGCGGGCGCACCTCCAGCAGCGTGCGCTCGGGCATCTCGGCAACCAGTTGTTCGGTGCTCTCGGGCGTGGCCGCGGAGCTGGTCGACGCGCGGCGGTAGGGTCCGCCGGCGAGCATGGTGTTGCCCGACGCATGGGACGGATCGACGAGTTCGAAGCGGCTGGGCTGGCTGGACGTGTTGTTGCCCGCCACCGCCAACGGCAACGCCTGGCCACCCGGCTGAGGCGTCCCAAGCGGCGAAGTGGGGCGGGATGGAGTCAACTGCGGCGCCATCCACGCGATGGCCACGCCCGCCGCGAGCGCCCAACCGGTCCAGCCTGCGACCTTGCGGATGCGGAACCGCAGGCTCGGGCCCGTGAGCGCGTCGGTGGGCGCATCGATGCCATCGGCGATGGCGATGGCCTGCTCGACCGCCCGGGCCAGGTCGGCCTGGGCGTGCTGGGCCTCGAAGAGTTCGCGCCACACGCTGGGGTCGTACTCGGCCAGGGCCCGCAGCTGGTCCCAGTCCCGGGCCGTCGCGGCATCGTCGACCACGCGGCTGATCAACAGGTCGCGGTCGACCGGCTGGGGTTCGAGGTTATCGTGATCGGTCGGACTCATTGGTTTGGCTCTCCGTGTGCCCCCGAATCACTGGATGCGCCGGCGGCGCCGGTCTTGCGGTCGCGTTCGATGGCGACGCGTTCGCGGAGCATGCGGCGGCCCCTGGCGATGCGCGTTTCGATGGTGGTCTCGGGCAGGCCGGTCAATTCGCTGATGGCCTTGTAGTTCATGCCGCGAACGCAGCGCAAGACGAGTGGTTCGCGATAGCTCTCGGGCAGCTGGTCGATCAGGTCGAGCAGCCAGCGGACCTCGTCGGCATCGTCGGGCATCGCCGCCGTGCGGTCGGGGGTTTCGTCGCGCTGGAAGGTGCCCGGATCGGTGGCGGCCTGGCTGTCCAGCGCGTTTCGGCGGCGTGTCTTCTTGCGGCCCTCGGCACGGGCCGCATTGATGGCGACCGTTCGCAGCCACGGACGCAGGGCGCCGGGCGTGCGGAGTTCCTGTACGCTGCGGACGAAGGTGGCGGCGATGTCCTGGAGCAGGTCGTCCAGGTCGGCCTCGCGCGGCATGTGCGCCAGCACGATGGCGGCGACCCAGCGGCGATGGCTCTGCCACAACTGCTGGACGGCTTCCCCGTGGCCGGCGGTCGCCCGCTCGACCAGGGCAGGATCGACGCGGTAGCGGTCGACCGAGGCCGTCCGTTTCGGATTGGTCGTGTCTGAGCTCATCGGCTGTGGCACTCCCCGTCGGTCGCCCCGCCGGCGACCGGTCCTGAGCACGCCCGGATGCGCACGGGCCCCCAGCCCGCCACGGGAGGCGCGGCGAACACGGATTGATGGCTGCCCTGTGGTGTGTCCATGCCGTTATACTTCGGATTCTCGGGCTGGCGGGTTCACGCCGAACACCTCTCAGGAACCGAACGACGTGCCCACCCCGTCCGCTACACGCTCTCGACGCCCGCACGACGACGTGCTGGCGATGCCGCTGGGCGACCACATCGAGGACCTGCGCCGGCGGCTGATCGTCGCCCTGATCGGGCTGGCGCCCATCCTGCTGCTGTCGCTCATCTTCGGTCGCGAGATCATCGACGCCATGCTGATCCCGCTGCGGGGCGCCCTGACGGCCCGCGGCCTGCCGCCGGTCGTGCAGGTGACCGGACCGATGGAGACCTTCGGGGCGTACCTGCGGGTGTCGATCGCCGTGGCGGTGCTGGTGGGCCTGCCGTGGCTGCTGTTCCAGGCGTGGCGGTTCGCCGCGCCGGGGCTGTACGCGGCCGAGCGGAGATTCGTGTACGTGCTGGCGCCGATGAGCGTGGGCCTGACGCTGCTGTCGGTGCTTTTCCTGTACTTCGTGATGATGCCCATCGTGCTGGCGTTCTTCATCGGGTTCGGGCAGACGCTCGGCGGGCAGGATCCCGGCCGGGCCGAGCCGCCGGCGGCGATGGTGTTTCCCGAGATTCCCGCCCTGGCCGGCGATCCACCGGATCCGCAGCCGGGGCAGGTGTGGATCAACACGAGGCTTCAGGAGCTGCGCATCGCCGTGGGCCGGCTGCCGGCGATCGAGGTTGCCGACCCCGAGGAGGTCTTGCAGGCACGCGAGCGCAGGCCGGCGGTGCGGATCCTGGGCTCACCCTTGGCGCTGACGGCGGGCCTGAGCCAGCAGTTCCGCGTGTCGGAGTACATCAAGCTGATGTTCCAGCTGACGCTGGCCATGGCGGTGGCGTTCCAGACGCCCGTGGCCGTGCTGCTGCTATGCTGGACGGGGCTGATCGATCCGCACGCGATGGGCAGGCACCGCAAGTACGCGATCCTGATCGCGGCGGTGCTCGGGGCGGTGCTGACGCCGGCCGACCCGCTCTCGATGATCGCGCTGGCCGTGCCGCTGTATGCGCTGTACGAGCTGGGGCTCTTGATCGCGCGGGTCTTGCCGGCCGAGAAGCTGGCTCGCGCGGCGGGCGAGGGCGACGTGGACGACGAGAGCCCGTAGATGCTTGGGCGTTTGTTCAAGAAGCGCCGAGCGCCCCGGGCGCCCCAGCCGCTGCCGGCCGAGCATGCGACGGAAGTGGATCGCCGCATGATGACGCGGGCGATCGAGCTCGCCGGGGAGGCCGCACGGGCCGGCGAAGCGCCGATCGGGGCGGTCGTGTACGAGACGTCGAGCGAGGCGGTCGTGGCCGAAGCTCGCAACACGCGTGAGGGCGATGCCGACCCGTGCGGGCACGCCGAGCTGCTGGCCATCCG
This portion of the Phycisphaerales bacterium genome encodes:
- a CDS encoding MoxR family ATPase: MSDTTPQDTAFAQDAYKRLKGEIHKVIVGQDEVVDQMLLAMFARGHALVVGVPGLAKTLLISTIARTLSLDFSRIQFTPDLMPSDITGTEVIEENRATGHRELRFVQGPIFANVILADEINRTPPKTQAALLEAMQERQVTMGGMKHDLPRPFFVLATQNPIEQEGTYPLPEAQLDRFMFQIRIAYPSLEEETEIIRRASEKSAVQLDAVLSADDMDRVARMVEHHPVTEHVIAYALRLVRATRINEPMDNQGERPRLVSEYLSWGAGPRASEYLVLAARAKALLSGDAMTTVEHVKAVARPVLRHRILTNFNAEADRITTDNIIDDLLEHTPVDGMSAGDRKQVDAVMKS
- a CDS encoding PDZ domain-containing protein, which codes for MIHSSNTMIDRIVRAGVATPALALTILAGAAFAQSGGGSGRAYEVIVETDQDALADKQEVRQEVRTVIEINRVVDGKTLTVRRVNEQPIVVKLDGKELSKDHYKMKDGMVIISMPGNDRKVEIAMPEQGAGHPFQGRIAVRPVEPVAPELPAQIQLRGNTGGGWAQAQVADAPQAQPKVMLGVVMAEPDPVILEHLGLDAKKAVVLERVVDGLPADKAGLQAKDIIIGFGENAEPRSADDIRKVLAKAKPGSKVKVKVIRKGHPVTVDLKFEAFDAEALGRAPAPVVGGAAGELRLAPQAGNQWRALEIERDQAHSHMQRAEKAMREAAEMLARMERDVDHKAADAHKKASEAIEKAIQAMKQGEAFGLEVEDMRRMQQEAIERLRGDMGAGNNRRFWAERGEGGGGFALTFPGEEREDAWAQRLEELEERLDRLEHTFDRAMDRMEERTEAMIERLMERLERALDERDGRRR
- a CDS encoding DUF1569 domain-containing protein produces the protein MSQTAQSAPPAEVDTKIAPRRDLAFASFDEVSEDLDRIEASLNAGALTATGNWTPGQNFEHLAKFLRFAYDGFPSKAPPPIRWIARMMLKKKATQSEEPLPSGFKLPKQASALLPSDDVGDAEGLALLREQIARIHAGEAMTQPSPLLGQLTHEEWLTLQRKHMALHLSFLHPQGAPPR
- a CDS encoding host attachment protein — protein: MPSSDKSAAVAVVDQRVAKLLIARPTMGKAIDLTETASITNGHDDEHERTRPDMLSGPGKRGAEAGTGVVGGPHMVNDTQGTEAEEDRRFAREVAAWLAGRSERTDGQRLKVFASRRFLGMLRDQLDPNNTGHIELKDGEFAQMPHAELRTHAALRTALPFK
- a CDS encoding twin-arginine translocase subunit TatC; this translates as MPTPSATRSRRPHDDVLAMPLGDHIEDLRRRLIVALIGLAPILLLSLIFGREIIDAMLIPLRGALTARGLPPVVQVTGPMETFGAYLRVSIAVAVLVGLPWLLFQAWRFAAPGLYAAERRFVYVLAPMSVGLTLLSVLFLYFVMMPIVLAFFIGFGQTLGGQDPGRAEPPAAMVFPEIPALAGDPPDPQPGQVWINTRLQELRIAVGRLPAIEVADPEEVLQARERRPAVRILGSPLALTAGLSQQFRVSEYIKLMFQLTLAMAVAFQTPVAVLLLCWTGLIDPHAMGRHRKYAILIAAVLGAVLTPADPLSMIALAVPLYALYELGLLIARVLPAEKLARAAGEGDVDDESP
- the cls gene encoding cardiolipin synthase translates to MRDFPMFLAQADGGASLSAWLPLGYLLLEWIVRLVLAPIIIRKHTAGEAMAWLALTLFQPIPGALLYAAFGRQLLGRRRVRANQRAAQLVETVDRLNMLEQHAAPSDAIDPGYRDLFRLATMVGGTRPLVGNNGDIVDSEHFIDQLVASIDAAENHVHLLTYIFRDDANGRKVAEALVRASGRGVVCRVLADGSGSADFFSTLAPRMRRGGVEVRDALPSRFFRRTFARIDVRNHRKLVVIDGHTAYTGSQNICDLDYGNRRYGPWIDLTARITGPLATQMQLLFFEDWVAETGVMPGPEADLFPTPEHCGPIVVQALPSGPGRREEAFRDVILSAINEANHRIVMVTPYLIPDPPTQLALRLRAVAGVRVDIIIPEKTNSFLVNAAAKSVLEELIDAGARVHLHQKGLLHVKALTVDESLSVFGSGNFDRRSFRLNYELNLLAHGKDVTLALRHRLEQYLPDCRPLDRRELADRPWIQKLADDTAKIVSPLL
- a CDS encoding DUF58 domain-containing protein — protein: MLHAPGRPSNPQSLEEALGPALLEVLGRMRLRSRKIFAGKLPGERRSKKRGQSVEFDDFREYVRGDDLRHLDWNLYARLEKLFLKLFLEEEDLALHVAIDCSRSMEAGRPPKLELARRLATAIAYVGLSNQDRVSVWALGVPGRPDVVRMPPVRGRSGAGRLLEFVYRQAVAEPGGVTPNRPELVPALLRLARARVGKGVLVVLSDFLTDEDMTPALNAMAFAQGGGFDTVLIQVLAPGEIDPASEADAGLLGDVMLTDVESGRTAEVTVTPSLIAGYRKRLQAHNDRLAKLASARGIGYMLLPSDTEARDVLTGSLRARGVLS
- a CDS encoding sigma-70 family RNA polymerase sigma factor, encoding MSSDTTNPKRTASVDRYRVDPALVERATAGHGEAVQQLWQSHRRWVAAIVLAHMPREADLDDLLQDIAATFVRSVQELRTPGALRPWLRTVAINAARAEGRKKTRRRNALDSQAATDPGTFQRDETPDRTAAMPDDADEVRWLLDLIDQLPESYREPLVLRCVRGMNYKAISELTGLPETTIETRIARGRRMLRERVAIERDRKTGAAGASSDSGAHGEPNQ